From Salvelinus namaycush isolate Seneca chromosome 2, SaNama_1.0, whole genome shotgun sequence, one genomic window encodes:
- the LOC120017353 gene encoding stromal membrane-associated protein 1-like isoform X2, with protein sequence MTTRSEREKALKLNEQHQAILSKMLREDDNKYCADCEAKGPRWASWNLGVFICIRCAGIHRNLGVHISRVKSVNLDQWTAAQIQSIVDMGNSKSRQVYEANLPDNYRRPQTDQAVEFFIRDKYEKKKFYSKNVTNGHSSEETRQAPKASPVKTAEPPVNLLGLDAPTPAPANNGSAASTASSDLDIFGPMVSNPLPSSNAAAQFSQASSSTPASTPTQPPAATPSSGCAQGDLDLFSETGGGGGIKGEDTGAKKPLSKDSILSLYGNTSMPQMHQHQQAQPAGIYMNPAQMQFPVGIPQQQVPAGYQAFPGMGTGMPPTTVMGAMMAQNGAAMMGPNTGMMVGMTMPNGFMGQAPAAGMVGMAPRMMGVPQGGMPAGMVPAQGMQGMYAVQPGQQGHWNMGQMNQQMSGMSLNGAGGGMAFGQPASTMGGWAAAPSGQTLSNQLWKCPPPPPGGQRSGIGDQGSGRGGCNQGVRNPTSNPPETLL encoded by the exons ATGACGACccgatcagagagagagaaggccctgAAACTCAACGAGCAGCATCAGGCCATTCTGTCCAAAATGCTGAGAGAGGACGACAACAAATACTGCGCCGATTGTGAGGCGAAAG GTCCAAGATGGGCATCATGGAACCTGGGAGTGTTTATCTGTATCCGATGTGCTGGCATCCACAGGAACCTTGGGGTTCACATATCACGGGTCAAATCTGTCAATCTGGACCAATGGACAGCAGCACAAATACAG AGCATAGTAGATATGGGCAACTCCAAGTCCAGGCAGGTTTATGAGGCCAACCTTCCAGACAACTACAGAAGGCCTCAGACAGACCA AGCAGTGGAGTTCTTCATCAGGGACAAGTATGAGAAGAAGAAATTCTACAGCAAAAATGTGACCAATGGACACAGC AGTGAAGAGACCCGGCAAGCCCCCAAAGCCAGTCCTGTGAAGACAGCAGAACCTCCCGTCAACCTACTTGGCCTTG aTGCTCCAACACCTGCCCCTGCTAACAACGGTAGTGCTGCTAGCACAGCAAGCAGCGACTTGGATATCTTTGGCCCCATGGTGTCCAACCCCCTCCCCTCATCTAACGCTGCTGCTCAGTTCTCTCAG GCTAGCTCCAGTACCCCAGCCAGCACCCCAACACAACCCCCAGCAGCAACCCCATCCTCGGGCTGTGCCCAGGGAGACCTGGACCTGTTCAGTGAGACTGGTGGTGGAGGGGGCATTAAGGGGGAGGACACCGGGGCCAAGAAACCCCTCTCCAAGGACTCCATCCTGTCCCTGTATGGGAACACCAGTATGCCTCAGATGCACCAGCACCAGCAGGCCCAGCCTG CTGGTATATACATGAACCCCGCCCAGATGCAGTTTCCAGTAGGCATCCCCCAGCAGCAGGTTCCTGCTGGCTACCAGGCCTTCCCTGGCATGGGCACAGGCATGCCCCCCACCACCGTCATGGGTGCCATGATGGCTCAGAACGGAGCTGCCATGATGGGACCCAACACAGGCATGATGGTTGGCATGACGATGCCCAACGGTTTCATGGGACAAGCGCCCGCGGCCGGGATGGTTGGCATGGCTCCGAGGAtgatgggggtaccacagggggGGATGCCCGCGGGTATGGTGCCCGCTCAGGGCATGCAAGGGATGTATGCCGTCCAGCCTGGGCAGCAGGGCCACTGGAACATGGGACAG ATGAACCAGCAGATGTCAGGGATGAGTCTGAATGGTGCCGGGGGGGGCATGGCCTTCGGTCAGCCTGCCTCCACCATGGGAGGCTGGGCCGCCGCACCCTCCGGTCAGACCCTCAGCAACCAGCTCTggaagtgccccccccccccccctggaggTCAAAGGTCAGGGATTGGAGATCAGGGCAGCGGCAGAGGGGGTTGCAACCAGGGGGTCCGAAATCCAACATCCAACCCCCCAGAAACCTTACTATGA
- the LOC120017353 gene encoding stromal membrane-associated protein 1-like isoform X1, translating into MTTRSEREKALKLNEQHQAILSKMLREDDNKYCADCEAKGPRWASWNLGVFICIRCAGIHRNLGVHISRVKSVNLDQWTAAQIQSIVDMGNSKSRQVYEANLPDNYRRPQTDQAVEFFIRDKYEKKKFYSKNVTNGHSPKDKESKREKETDRGTKLSYNAKSEETRQAPKASPVKTAEPPVNLLGLDAPTPAPANNGSAASTASSDLDIFGPMVSNPLPSSNAAAQFSQASSSTPASTPTQPPAATPSSGCAQGDLDLFSETGGGGGIKGEDTGAKKPLSKDSILSLYGNTSMPQMHQHQQAQPAGIYMNPAQMQFPVGIPQQQVPAGYQAFPGMGTGMPPTTVMGAMMAQNGAAMMGPNTGMMVGMTMPNGFMGQAPAAGMVGMAPRMMGVPQGGMPAGMVPAQGMQGMYAVQPGQQGHWNMGQMNQQMSGMSLNGAGGGMAFGQPASTMGGWAAAPSGQTLSNQLWKCPPPPPGGQRSGIGDQGSGRGGCNQGVRNPTSNPPETLL; encoded by the exons ATGACGACccgatcagagagagagaaggccctgAAACTCAACGAGCAGCATCAGGCCATTCTGTCCAAAATGCTGAGAGAGGACGACAACAAATACTGCGCCGATTGTGAGGCGAAAG GTCCAAGATGGGCATCATGGAACCTGGGAGTGTTTATCTGTATCCGATGTGCTGGCATCCACAGGAACCTTGGGGTTCACATATCACGGGTCAAATCTGTCAATCTGGACCAATGGACAGCAGCACAAATACAG AGCATAGTAGATATGGGCAACTCCAAGTCCAGGCAGGTTTATGAGGCCAACCTTCCAGACAACTACAGAAGGCCTCAGACAGACCA AGCAGTGGAGTTCTTCATCAGGGACAAGTATGAGAAGAAGAAATTCTACAGCAAAAATGTGACCAATGGACACAGC CCAAAAGAcaaggagagcaagagagagaaggaaactgATAGAGGAACCAAGCTGTCATACAATGCCAAA AGTGAAGAGACCCGGCAAGCCCCCAAAGCCAGTCCTGTGAAGACAGCAGAACCTCCCGTCAACCTACTTGGCCTTG aTGCTCCAACACCTGCCCCTGCTAACAACGGTAGTGCTGCTAGCACAGCAAGCAGCGACTTGGATATCTTTGGCCCCATGGTGTCCAACCCCCTCCCCTCATCTAACGCTGCTGCTCAGTTCTCTCAG GCTAGCTCCAGTACCCCAGCCAGCACCCCAACACAACCCCCAGCAGCAACCCCATCCTCGGGCTGTGCCCAGGGAGACCTGGACCTGTTCAGTGAGACTGGTGGTGGAGGGGGCATTAAGGGGGAGGACACCGGGGCCAAGAAACCCCTCTCCAAGGACTCCATCCTGTCCCTGTATGGGAACACCAGTATGCCTCAGATGCACCAGCACCAGCAGGCCCAGCCTG CTGGTATATACATGAACCCCGCCCAGATGCAGTTTCCAGTAGGCATCCCCCAGCAGCAGGTTCCTGCTGGCTACCAGGCCTTCCCTGGCATGGGCACAGGCATGCCCCCCACCACCGTCATGGGTGCCATGATGGCTCAGAACGGAGCTGCCATGATGGGACCCAACACAGGCATGATGGTTGGCATGACGATGCCCAACGGTTTCATGGGACAAGCGCCCGCGGCCGGGATGGTTGGCATGGCTCCGAGGAtgatgggggtaccacagggggGGATGCCCGCGGGTATGGTGCCCGCTCAGGGCATGCAAGGGATGTATGCCGTCCAGCCTGGGCAGCAGGGCCACTGGAACATGGGACAG ATGAACCAGCAGATGTCAGGGATGAGTCTGAATGGTGCCGGGGGGGGCATGGCCTTCGGTCAGCCTGCCTCCACCATGGGAGGCTGGGCCGCCGCACCCTCCGGTCAGACCCTCAGCAACCAGCTCTggaagtgccccccccccccccctggaggTCAAAGGTCAGGGATTGGAGATCAGGGCAGCGGCAGAGGGGGTTGCAACCAGGGGGTCCGAAATCCAACATCCAACCCCCCAGAAACCTTACTATGA